A stretch of Miscanthus floridulus cultivar M001 chromosome 13, ASM1932011v1, whole genome shotgun sequence DNA encodes these proteins:
- the LOC136500683 gene encoding stem-specific protein TSJT1-like gives MLAVFSGEVVEVPAELVAAGSRTPSPKTRASELVSRFLGSSEPAVSMQLADLGHLAYSHTNQALLRPRSFAAKDDIFCLFEGVLDNLGRLSQQYGLSKGANEVVLVIEAYKTLRDRAPYPASFMLSQLTGSYAFVLFDKSTNSVLVASDPEGKVPLFWGITADGCVAFSDDIDMLKGSCGKSLAPFPQGCFYSNALGGLKCYENPKNKVTAVPANEEEICGATFKVEGSAVLTAL, from the exons ATGTTGGCGGTGTTCAGCGGCGAGGTTGTGGAGGTGCCGGCGGAGCTGGTAGCGGCCGGCAGCCGGACGCCGTCGCCCAAGACCAGGGCGTCGGAGCTCGTCAGCCGCTTCCTGGGGAGCTCGGAGCCGGCCGTGTCCATGCAGCTGGCCGACCTCGGGCACCTCGCCTACTCCCACACCAACCAGGCCCTCCTCCGCCCAAG GTCGTTCGCGGCAAAGGACGACATCTTCTGCCTGTTCGAGGGGGTGCTGGACAACCTGGGGCGGCTGAGCCAGCAGTACGGGCTGTCCAAGGGCGCCAACGAGGTGGTCCTCGTCATCGAGGCCTACAAGACGCTCCGGGACCGGGCACCATACCCGGCCAGCTTCATGCTGTCCCAGCTCACCGGCAGCTATGCCTTCGTTCTCTTCGACAAGTCCACCAACTCCGTTCTCGTCGCATCC GATCCCGAGGGCAAGGTGCCGCTCTTCTGGGGGATCACTGCAGATGGCTGCGTCGCCTTCTCTGACGACATTGACATGCTCAAAGGATCATGTGGCAAGTCACTTGCACCTTTCCCACAAG GTTGCTTCTACTCTAACGCTCTTGGAGGCTTGAAGTGCTATGAGAACCCCAAGAACAAGGTGACTGCTGTTCCTGCAAACGAAGAGGAAATCTGTGGTGCAACTTTCAAG GTGGAAGGCTCTGCAGTCCTCACAGCACTGTAA